The Ipomoea triloba cultivar NCNSP0323 chromosome 4, ASM357664v1 DNA segment cttcactacatattcgttgtgagcagcaggtttgatATACACACACTAAGAACACACGAATACACTGGTTTTCTCCTCAAAATCCTGCTCAtatttccttcaagccatctgcgttctTCCCACGGTTTAGTTCGTCGGGTCTAAGTTTGAGTGCacaaacggcggatcgtagcacgttttatcctgggaagcctaggccgcaacgttccagcacctcgggaagcggcaaataaggttttaaggatagtgacaacacgactcgtgcttccaaccaccccgaaGTCCATACAGTTCACCTTCCTTCTTCCAAGGCCACTCAACCCAGCGTGGTATCTTCATCGCAAGTAATTgtttaatcctacgtggattatatttcgttgtatttttgttttgctttcgtTTTCCAGTTTCTTGTATTTCCGATTGTCAGTAAGGTTTTCTATAACAGCCTTCACATTGATCAGAAAACACCACCAATGTTAAATGTACGACTTAAAGATGCATTCTTAGTACTCCACCAACTAATTAACTAGATATTTCAAaggaatataataaaaaaaatcaaagtctttAAAAACTACAAAAAATATGTCTACACAAAAACCTCATCACCTTGTCAAATATTTTACATCTACATGAAATTGTCAATTCATCAACATTATGCACCACACTAAATACTAAATTATCTCCATCCATAATATCATAATACAAAACCCTTGATCCTCACAAacattgaaaattcaaaaactaaaCACATGTACAAATCTCAGTTGATTGAATATATCATACCAGTTGAGGTCTTTCGAATATAGTGGCACCGTCACGTTTAgtcttaaattttcaatttaaccaTCGGTGGTCCTTACTTTAGTCTAAGTAAGGGCAAAGTTAGGACAttcttaaaaatttgaaagttgaaagatcataggtggttaacttgaaagttgaaggaccatacgagtggttaaatttgaaagtcgaaggacagCGAATGGTTAAACTGAAAGTTGAGTACTAAACATGGCAGTGTCACTATACTCATAGGACCCCAGCTGATATTAActccttattaaaaaaaaaaaatagtaacagTATGCACATATGCAACATGTTTCTCCAATGACAATGGTGTCATCAAGTCTGGAAAATTTCCATCACAATAACTATTAAGCTTGTTATTAGTGCGACATTGAACATCCCACTATCAAATTGCATGAAAAATTCAACCAAATTTGATTGAGTTCAAATTGGAACAATCGTTTTCGGAATCGGAGCTGAAACCTTCCTAAAAGATTGTAATTtcagtttattattttttgaaattgtgaactaTTAATTTGGAACCTGAACCGAACCAAAATCGTACCACGCTACCAAGAAATTGAAACTTATATTGTTCTGGTGATTGTGTCAACGTGTATATTCACGTACTTGTTTTGCATTCAGTGTTATTGTTGATAATTGAGAAGTACAATATTACAAATCATATAATTGTTTCATTCTACAATTCTGTATTTGTTCCcactctttttaattttttatttttgaactaGCCACAAAACTCGCAGTCATCCAGTCACTATCTGAAAGTATGCATTTGTTACAAATCTTGACTCTCAACGAGAGCggtctattggccttcttagtttAAACCTGTCAACTATGGATAACCTAAGTTAGATTACTATATGTGATCTAGATCGAATCATAATGTGGGACAGTGCACACCCCCCGCCCCCTAATAGTAATTGAGAGTTACCCTCCTcactccaaaataaaaaaaataaaaaaaaaatctaacaataatattttttcaaaccaTAAAACTTTGGTACCAATACTGCAAGACATACTTTCCTTTCAAGTCTTTCATTCAACCTACACTTGATGTTTAGTTGTATAGTCCCAAATCTATTCCTATACCTAATAAACAATATTGCTGTCTATCTTGATTATCAAGCCATACATACATatcatgtatatattaaaaaaataatagaaaaaattattattttttccactCAATGATGCaagctttttaaaaaataataagaaaatttttattttcattaattactaattaattggtcAATTCcataacaattaataaaaaattcacataataatcaaacaaaaataaaaagaaaatgagaaaattttgttagagtaataatacattatattgtgAATAGAGTAAATGATCGATTTGGTCCGATCCCTTGACTATATCGAAATTATcgatttggtcctcgactatcatccttacccaattaagtcctcaattTTGAAACTCTACCCAATTTCGTCCTCCCGTCAATTTGAGCCGTATAATGATAGCCAATTTCAACCATAGGATGATAAAGGAAGACGAAATTGGATaggatttttaaagttgagaacTTAATTTGGTAAAGAtgatagtcgaggactaaattcgTTATTAACTCTAGTGAATATTAGGGAGTTACCGTACAAGTAAAATAGCATTTTTGAAAACATAGCATTACTCATTAAATAAAGATGATATTTTTCCTGTTTGAAAAAGTGTACATTACGGATACAATAAGTTGGAATAAATCATGACAGATATGCAATAATGAATAAGCATAAACTATGTAAATCATAATTGTGAGCCTCCATTCTATAATGCCTCATTTTTTTAGACGGAgatattttagtaatattaacTGGAttttaaaagaacaaaaaagtgacatgtaaCAAAAAGTCCATATTTCTCTCTTAAAGAGAATGTTTTTCACTTTTGCAAAAATACATTGAAAAAAGTTTTATATAAAAAGATTAATTGATTACTACAactatttgaagaaaaaaaaaaggactaaaaatagaatgacACATAAACCTAGGATCAAAGAAGCAAAAAGACTTAACACTTATAACTTAATAGACCAaattaaaatgtctttgtatttaatgacatttaaacgattttgttgacggatgatAAAAAATGGTGTTGCCAGACTAATACTAAGATCAAACGGGGATGTTTTGAAAGAAAATGGATAAAAAAATGGACTGACATCTATAAATCTAAGAAAacaatggaattaactctttctaAAATAGTTTTGGGTTTGTCGTATGTTAGGAACATTGAAATTTAGATTATAATGATACCAAAAGTGTTAGAAATTTCTAAAAGTGTTaggaaccttccaaccacgTTCTATTCTCATGATtgtgcccattttggttgtGGGTCATcgttcctggttctgcaagagtttctaaagaattgagcccagTTGAATTCTACTTTGAATCAACAcgcacttctctctcacataggtaaTTGTTTCTCGAATATCCCGCATACTCATACATGTCAATCGGCATTCGAATCATTAAAGTAACAACATGCTAATagatgataatattttgattgCTTATGAGATTCACATTTTATGAATTTAACGATTAGGATACAGTGGGTTAATGTctttaaattttgatatgaaTGAAAGATATGAtaaagttgagaaaatatatagagttaatatCATATGGGATCCTCCGAATATAAtggttttgtcacgtttagtctttaactttcaaattgatcactTGTAGtctttcgactttcaaattcttaTCATTCGTGGTCCAAGTTTACCACGCATGGGCCTTCaatctttcaaaatttaactatCCATGGACTTTCTGGAAATGTCATGTGTGGTTAAAATGTTATAGTTGAAGGATCATGTgtggttaacttggatcacGATtggtaataatttgaaagttgaagaaccatagatggtcaatttgaaagttaaggactaaatgtgacaaaaccACTATAATCGTAAGACCAGATGATATTAACTCAAATATGTATGAAAACGTTCttaaaaaaacacacatttAAGGAACTTTTGtcagtacaattttttttttaaaagacaaaaatacaaatttagtccctcaattattcattgCTAGCGATTTTAGTGTTTAGCTTTTTATCATGACAACATACACCCCTAATTCTTGATAAAGGTTGCTTTTTTAACCCTAGaacaacaaaactattaaactctattaaaattttacttagtacatgaatattttaaaattttattatctttgtttttttataacattgtcaattttagtattttatctacaaaatagagatttgacaacattttttactaaattttctcttttcaattCTGGCACATCGTCCATGTTTTTCCGTACATGACCTTGTCgaaatcatattttttattttataaatgaaatattgagactaaacaagattataattaatgaaaaaaacattaaaaagtacTAACATACCATgtattaagtaaaattttaatagagtttaaaaGTTTTGTTGTTCTAGAGATTAAAACTGCAATTTTTCTAAAGAATTAAGGGTGTATTTTGTAATGGTAAAATGTTAGGGACTAAAACCGCTAGTAAGAATAACTAAAATtccatttttccttaaaaaacattaattaatacaataatgacaaattaattactttcatatatatggagtaaatattagaaatttatgttttttttattataaatagaaaaacTTACACTTTACccaaactttaaaaatcttctaATTGTTATCCATTCTCTTTAATTTCCTTCCATATCTGTTTTCCAAATTTCTGTAAATGGcccatttaatttatatttcttaCCATATCTGTAATTtaccttctttttcttttttttttgaaaacaatttacCCATTTAATTTTATCCCATTTCGATCTGACACTACCCTAGGACCACAAAAGTCATTTTATATTGGTGGAGCCTCACTCTAAAAAGACTATAAATATTCCAAGTCcaaacacaaagaatcaaagatatATATCTTGGAGGACTCCCAAgcctttatatatacatatattctccCAAGACAAAACAATAAAGAAGACTATCTAgtctttctctcttctctcccCCTCCTAATTAAGCTCTCCACTTCCACAACGAAAAACAAAAAGGAGCACAAGAACAACCTTAAACATGAATATGGTGCAGACATTGTTGGTCGTCATTCTGGCATCCTTTTTGCAGGTGTCTATGGGAGGTGTGTACAAGGTAGGAGGTGGTGCTGGTTGGACTACGATTGGCAATGTTGATTACAAGCAATGGGCTGCTGCCAACACCTTTGAAATTGGTGATGTTGTTGGTATATATGCATGATCTTCCTCTTACCTTTGGATCGAGTCTTTGCATCTTGcctatctatatatattgttttcattGTTTTACTTGGTTAACTCGTTTATTAGTCCTTTTTTCTCTTCGTTCTTCCCAATTACTAGGGctttaattaacttttaaacCTATTTTCAAGACTATTAGCTAGCCCCATGCTTTTGGAATTGAAGCATACTAACATAGATGGAATAACGGCCAACTACTACTTAGTGTAATGACACTTCTGTTACCATCCATTCTAAagaatcatgaatatatatatatattttttttaaaacatagttTGAATGACTTGTGCACTTTATTTTCTTCTGTTAGCGgagtttgaaatataattaaacaaaaattttaattaggaAAATCATTGTTTTGGTCCCGTCAGCTTAGtccctaatttttaatttggtcaaaTTGAGCCTCtagttgttttaaaattttccaaTTAAGTCCCATAGTCACTATCCCATCATTCAGTCGTTAGTTACCAAAATAGTAGCTAGAGAATTTAATTGAcggaatttaaaataattagagggtctatttgaacaaattaaaaattagagactaaattgacaattgtagaacaataggaccaaaacaatgatttttccatattaatataaatattagaaaGTAATTATAGTATgtgaaataaaatgtttaagtTTGATTTTCATACTACATTATTATTTGTACTTGACCATATACGTGACTAATCTAAATTTCAATCAGTTCTATTTGTGAGCGATATTTCTAATAAGAATGTTGGTGCATACACATGAGTTTGAATGTATCACCACTTTTTCTTTTAACTATTTAAAAGTGATtcaaatgacaaaattttaCTCACTTTAGTGAACACCTTTTAACGTGTGTTTAATTCTATAATATGTTGACCAATCTTCCTGCGACAAAAAGTACTcctttatcttatttttatcaATGGACAATGGGCAAAGACGCAAAGTATTAGTAAAAGATGTGGTGCACCTTGGCTTTTCTATCTAGATGACTTTTTCAATTATTCTCCCATTTAtaacactatttttttcttcaaaatatttatGAGTAGAATATTTCACAACCActcttaatttgttttttttattggtatGATATGCTttaattgatttaaatttttttttttaaatttgcatctttttattcttttttaaaaattctctTAGCGCaagtgttattttttaaaagtattctTATTTATTGTTATAGTTTGAGTGTAAGGACACTTTTGTTtcctaaatactttaatttggtaGACAACTAACAAATAAAGCTATCCAATCGATTGATGTGTAATGTGAGCCAAATATTCATGATGATGTGGTCCGATACTCCGATCAATGGACCAACCAACATATTGCccctaaataatataatataatggttgTTGTGGGATCCTATTCCCATTCCACCAGTCCACCACTGCACCAACAAAACATTAACAATTACCCCGTACTAAATAGGGAAAGTTATCATTTTCgtctttaatttttaacttcaACAAATTTAAcctttgaattatttaaaatttcatcaattaaatcattcgaggatcaaattgacaaaattttaaaattaggaAATAACCATTTTAATCTCTCGAAAGgatttaattgatgaaattttaaacaattcaatgattaaattatttgaaattgaaaattagagaTTACATTGACAATTAATGGAGCAAATTTGTGATTTTCCTAGTAAATATTACGAGTCTTATTCCCCAGCTGTCTTTCACTACATGGGACAATCAATGTCAGAGACTCGGGAATGAAATTTTGATGTctgacatttttaaaatttactaaCTAAACtcgttgaagcacaaagagctaaTATATACTGCTTCCAGTGAGACTCGTCTCATGATTTCCCATATGAAAGAGTTACTACATGTCATTTAAGCATAATGTGTTTGACCACTTTAAGCACATATAATGtaccttttgttttgttttttgcttttttttttttgactaccaaaatttgattttgagaaaatttcaaaaaaaaaaaaattcaaaaaaaaaaaaaaaactaccttCCCAATTGTTAAAAAACCAATTCATTGCtcttaggatttttttttttttgtataaactttaatttaatttgttcgaCTAACAATTTAATAAAAAGTAGTGAGATGAGTAACTCTTTGGCACCCTAGCTAATTAGTCACGATTCTAATGTTGATAGTGTTTGTCATTTTATCCCAGTGTTTGAGTACAATCCTCAGTTCCACAACGTGATGCAAGTCACTCACGCTATGTACAAGTCGTGCAACGCTTCATCCCCCATCGCAACTTACACCACCGGCAATGACTCCATAACCATCAAGAGCGGCGGCCACCACTTTTTCCTGTGCGGCGTCCCCGGCCACTGCCAGTCCGGCCAGAAGGTGGACATCAATGTTGTTCGTGCCTCCGCTCCTTCACAATCTCCCCTTCCGACTGTGGCGGTGCCTGCGCCTTCTCCCGGTGGGGCTGCCGCCTTATATGCAGCATTTGGAAAGTCTGTTTTTGCGGCTTTTATCTGCATTATCTTTGCTTGAGGATAATGATGAATCTGCCGTTAACTTAATTTCTTGGTTTTTCTAGCTTAGATGTTTCGTCATGTCTTGGGATTTCTAGAGTAATTGTAGGGTTGGAAATTGGAAAACATTGTTgccatacaaaaataaataaatattccaATGAATTTTGCTCTCTACGGATGTCTGTTAGTTTTTAACGAATTTTGGTGTATGCATCTTAGGGCTCACATATTATCTAGATAGAAGGTCATCTCTAATAACtatcaatgttgcaaaaattggcAGATTAATCGGAGCCTAGCGCTACCCGAACGCCTTGAGGAAGGCCGGCCAGCCGTTTAGACTGCGCTAAACAGTAGTCAAGCCGGCCGCGTAACgcaattcatttttttgtttaaagttCAAATCGCAGAGACGCAGACCAGAGTCGTAAATGCAATCGCAAACGCAGTTGCAGAGGCCGTCGCAGACCAAATGCGGTCGCCCACGCCCGCCCGTCACCTCCGTCATCTGTTGTATTCCGGTCGGTGAATGCTATAACTGTGGACTGCGTCTGTGTCTGCGACTGCGAACGGTCGGCCTCTGTCATCTGTCTCTAGTCTGCCGTCCGCTACAATGTTGAAGACTTTGGTATGCGAACGACATCTCTGAGAAAAAACATGCAAAACCACCTTACCCTTTGTGAGTCTTTCCAAGCAATTtggtgaagaaaaaaaaaaaaaaaaaagagttaataccacaaatggtcctggTTAGTACTACTTTTAGTCATCCACTTTCAATTCGACTACAAATAGTcatctgactttcattttttaccacaaatagttctctgttaaaatttctgttaaataggtgttaaatctaggggtaatatcgccaaattgattaatattattatgattacttcttttttagaattatatgacaacataattaatttcaaacattaataaacattaagttaataaatataaaaacaaaataaacgtGACAAATTAcctaaatgaacaaattaaaaaaaattcatgattaatgttcgcaatttgtacttgattaattatattaattcaacggtggcagccttcagttatgtcccaaacaaaatgtttgattgattaatgaaaagtgaaaactattaatcggccatgtatgaacaaccatgaaaatgatggaagcaaggttttttaaaaattttcttccatttcaatctattggttaaattaaaacaaataactctaatattaaatcttcattttgtacgcataattacgagaatatggtgtattttccttttatttaggagtatttatatttgttaattgtttcaattatgcttgttggtggaaaattctaaacatttttattttatgatcattatgtatatcaatttgacgataatacccctaaatttaacacttttaacagaggactatttgtggtcaaaactgaaagtcagaggaccatttgtgattgaattgaaagtcgataactaaaaggagtactaccccaatagttaaaggaccatttgtggtattaactcaaacaaaaaaattcaaatcgAGCCTAGCGAATTTTTCAACATAGGTAACTATAGGTTGGCTTTTACTGTGGCATATAAATTTAGCTTAAAAAAGCTTTTAAATTGTTGGTATTTTATGATATAACTTCCACTGAGGTCAAAGTAGGTTGGTTTATTTAAGTGAGAGGttattaatttgatatatatacccatt contains these protein-coding regions:
- the LOC116017386 gene encoding mavicyanin-like, coding for MNMVQTLLVVILASFLQVSMGGVYKVGGGAGWTTIGNVDYKQWAAANTFEIGDVVVFEYNPQFHNVMQVTHAMYKSCNASSPIATYTTGNDSITIKSGGHHFFLCGVPGHCQSGQKVDINVVRASAPSQSPLPTVAVPAPSPGGAAALYAAFGKSVFAAFICIIFA